GTTTAAAAATGGTATGGTGAGTGCACATATCAAAGAAAGAAGAGTCCAAGAAAGTGATGGAGAAGGAGGAGGCTGCGAAAGCTGTAGAGGGAAAGAAAGAGACTGCGGTGGTTGCAACGGAAGAGATGGGAGTCCAGGAAATGGGGGAAGAGGAGGTCGTGGAGGCAAAGGTGGAGGACGAGGCGGCGGCAAAGGAAATGGAAAAGGTGAAAGAGATGGCAGTGGTGGAAATGAAGAATGCAATGACCACAAAAGGAAGAAAAGAGATAATGGAAATGACGACAATGTTGGCGTTAGTATTGGTATTGGCATTGGCGTAGGAGGTGGCCCTAGCAATGGACCCTCAGTAGGTGGAAGTGGAggtggtggcggtggtggtggtggtggaaatggaggtggtggcggtggtggtggcggcggtggtggtggaggtggaggaggtggtggtggaagTGACGGAGGTGACGGCGGTGTTGGAGATGGCTCAGGACGTGGATGGGGCGGTGGATATGGTGGGGGAGGCGGAGGAGGATGAGGATGGGGATGGGGAGGGAACACAGGAGTGTGGGGTCCCGGAAATAGCGGTGGTTGTTGGTTTCCCGGTTGTAATAAAAAGTCAACGAAAGGTCAAAACTAATCAAACGTGCTAAGACTATATATTTTACATGTCATGGGTTACATAGCTATTGAATTTCAATATGTGATTCTTCTTTATTTAGTTTCTTCGATGCTGCTGGGTGCTTATAATTGGatattcaacaaaaataaatgaataataacaCGACTTTCATTTGCTTCAAAGGTTATGAAAGATATACCCTCAAATTCATTGTTTAGTTTTAATATGTAATCAAATGTTTTGATttagacttattcttgggtttaCCGAAggttaggttcaccaaccaataagagCAAGAGCATCAGTGAATCCCCCTTTGGGGTTcatcttcttaattttttattattaattttttttccttttttttttgatttaaaaaaaaaaaaattaaccaatcgcgggccgccacgtgtcgtaGGGCCTgcgctacagtgatgaactTTAGGAGAGAGGGTATCACGCAGGAGAGGCGAAACCAACCGAGTTCATCgcttttgcttttttttaatattttttttcctcgtaaaacgtGTGATCCTCTCCTTTAAACCTCTAATGCGCATGACCTaagattttgttattttaaattcgatatttttttaaaaaagaaataaaatattgtcaaattatattatgtttttaaaataaaaaggtaaaaaaaaaatagtattagttacaaaaaaaaaaaaattaaacaatatttttaacgtcgtcaacaaaacactaaaccctaaactcttgggtaaaccttaaacccttggataaattctaaactctaaatcaaaaatactacactaaaacactcaagggtttagggtttagggtttaggatttagggtttaagatttagtgtttagtgtttttgatttagagtttcggatttatccaagggttcaggatttacctaagggtttagggtgtaggattacggtttagggtttacggtttagtgttttgtttacgacgttaaaaataaatagaatttttaattctttttttgtaactactattatttatttttattttatttttttaatttttttatttaaaaaatataatataacttgacaatattttgttttatttttctaaaagatatcatatatgaaataattaaattttattggtcgGTGCTAagatgaacccaagaataactcttatATGAACCGAAgagatatgtttatttattttcgtaTTGGGGTGAGTGGAGACGATCGTAGCGTTAATTAAGTTGGTTTTGTGTTAAGTTAAAGAGAAGTTGGAAACTGGTTGGAACAATTTAATTAGAGGTTAATCATACTTTTTATAATTAACTAAGTTATATTCCTaatatctcctatatattaattgagaatcatttaaaaagttataatcttaaatttgttgtaattaaaaagagatcttccttaggtgtcacttaattagaataaaaatttaacttatgtgacatcttaagaatcaattgaaaaaaaatttggtcCAAAATCCAATTactagaaaaatatattaacccaaaatataagaatcgtgtattattttcttaaataaaagctacagaattacctaatatgattaacatatgaatgacaattaatgattattaataataaagatttgataacagtttttttggattttccctcattttttttcattttatattattaaaagaaattaaacaatgatattaaccatataataaaa
The window above is part of the Brassica napus cultivar Da-Ae chromosome C3, Da-Ae, whole genome shotgun sequence genome. Proteins encoded here:
- the LOC106383335 gene encoding glycine-rich protein 5-like, whose product is MEILVRMSSIVVCLSVSSAVLFLLSSSSVQGLRYGPPRRFFNGTDQSSDLGSGKAFKNGMVSAHIKERRVQESDGEGGGCESCRGKERDCGGCNGRDGSPGNGGRGGRGGKGGGRGGGKGNGKGERDGSGGNEECNDHKRKKRDNGNDDNVGVSIGIGIGVGGGPSNGPSVGGSGGGGGGGGGGNGGGGGGGGGGGGGGGGGGGGSDGGDGGVGDGSGRGWGGGYGGGGGGG